The sequence CACCTTTACTCAGCGCCTTCAATGGGTGCAAAGCCCTGACGCTGGATATTCTCGCTAATTACCCGAGGTTCGAGGAATTGGAGTAAATAATCAGGTCCTCCCGCTTTGGAACCCACTCCAGAGAGTTTAAAGCCACCGAAAGGCTGACGCGCGACGATCGCCCCGGTGATATTGCGGTTGATATAGAGATTACCCACAGCAAAGGCTTCACTAGCGCGCTGAATATGTTCTGGGGTGCGGGAATATAAACCCCCAGTGAGGGC is a genomic window of Gloeocapsa sp. PCC 73106 containing:
- a CDS encoding aldehyde dehydrogenase family protein — encoded protein: ALTGGLYSRTPEHIQRASEAFAVGNLYINRNITGAIVARQPFGGFKLSGVGSKAGGPDYLLQFLEPRVISENIQRQGFAPIEGAE